In Pongo pygmaeus isolate AG05252 chromosome 19, NHGRI_mPonPyg2-v2.0_pri, whole genome shotgun sequence, the genomic stretch GGAGCTGGAGCCCCTCGTGGGGCTGGTGACTGGCTGAGTCCCAGCCAGGGCCTGACCTGGGACGTCGGGTTCTCCATGGGCTGGGAGTtggtttcctttcctcctcctcctcctcctcctggaggagacagaggcacaggaatgggggcccagctcctgcagagcagggcaaAGGGCAGTGTGTCCACCGGGAGCGTGGGAAGGTGACAGTGTTGTGGGGAGCTCTGGACACTGCCCAGTTTTCTGCACTAGGGGAAGGGTCTTCAGAGGCCCTGGAAGAGGGAGTTTCTTAGGGCAGCCCAGTGGCCTGAGCACCTGTGTTGCTTCCATCAGGACAAGGAAGATCTATGTGGGCAGTGTTCCTCGTTAGGCTGCCTTATCCGGATATTGATTGACGGGGTAAGGAGGCATAGGGAGACCCTGGCTCAGGGACCCTCCTTACCCTGCAGTGCCCTGCTTCCCCAGCCCGGGGGTATGGCTCACTCCCAGCCcacaggaggctcaggcgggtcCCCAAAGGACACACAAGGAAAACCCTCTGCCCAAGAGGGGTCAACCCAGTGAAATGgctggggctcaggcccagcCTCATGGGCAGACTGGGCCAGGACCCGACTTGAGAGGGCTCAGGGAAGCCTCAGGCCCTGGGCAAGCCCCTCTCTCCAGGAGCCACATCCCCACTCAAATGAGTGCCCCCCATGAGGAGCTGCAAGACCTTGTCTGACCGAGCGTCCTGGAGGGCTCAGGCGACCCTCATGGGGAAGGTCACTGACTCTGGAGACTGAAGCCCCAGTGTGCGCAGCTCGAgccaccagccccagcctggaAGGACCAGGTTCTTTCACACCTGCTGTCCCCACAGATCTCTCTCGGGCTCACCCTGCGCCTGTGGGACGTCTATTTGCTGGAAGGAGAACAGGTGTTGATGCCGATGACAAGCATTGCCTTTAAGGTTCAGCAGAGTAAGTCTACGTGTGCccagtggggcctggggagccCTGGGGTCAGACCCCGACTGGCCCGAGGGCAGCTTCCTCACCCTGTCCTCATGATCCTCAGTTCTGGCCCAGAGGGAGGTCTGGCCAGGGGGGCTGGGCAGGACACTGTGACACCGAGTCCATCCCCCACATGACCCAGATGAAAGTCCAGAGTGTGGTGCGCACTTCCCTGCCCAGGTCGCCCCCAGCCACAGTCTCCTGTGTATATCTGGATGCCTGGGGTGGCCACAAAAGGATCCGGCACCGCCcagtgggagactgaagtggccaCGGGGTATGAGCTGTGACCATTCCCAGGTAACTCTCCTGGCCTGATATCCACCCTGTCCCTAGAGCGCCTCATGAAGACATCCAGGTGTGGCCTGTGGGCACGTTTTCGGAACCTGTTCGTTTACACCTGGGCCAGGGATGATGACACTGTGCTCAAGCATCTTAGGGCCTCTATGAAGAAACTAACGAGAAAGCAGGAGGACCTGCCACCCCCAGGTGGGCCCCAGTGCCATGTCCCCTCCCATGTCACCCTCTGGGGTAGTCAATAGTAGGGGAGTGCCCGGGACCCGCAACCCTACTACCTGggccttcctcttcaccttttcttcctcctcttcctcctgcactCTAAGAAGGTACAGGAGGACCACCGGTCCTCAGGGCAGGCGCTCAGTGCCTGTATACTGGATGTGCTGTGCACGCAGGAGGGGGATGTGGGCAAGACCCTCCAACAAGCCCCCTCCCACTTTCCACGGTGTCTCGCTCTCCCCCTCACAGGGCCCTCAAAGTAACTAGATGAGCCCAGACCCATTTGGGGGAGACCCCGTCCCTCCCTGCAAGCACCCACAGCCTCAGAGAGCAGCAGAGGCCCCTCACTCGTGCACGCTCCTCCAAGGTTGCCAGGACAACAAGCCTTGAGCCAGGGAGACAAGGGAATCGGTGTCCCTGACCCCCACAGCATTCAGAGAGAGGGCACAGGTGGGACCCCGGGCCCAGAGCCAGAGCCAAGAGTTCAGCCAGATGTGGGAACGGTCAGTCCTGGCATGGACTGGGcagcccaggagggcagagggtGTCCCACATCCGGGCCCAAAAACCCACTGCAGAGAAGGGTCCCCATGTGAGGTGGCAAGGGGCTGGGTGACATCCAAGGCCCCTCCCACCTGAGTTCTGACTGGGGGCCATATCCCAGGCCCAACAGCCCTGGGTCGAAGGTGTGTGGCAGGAAGCCCCCAGCCAGTCTGAATCCTGGGGGCAGTCTCAGGAGCCACCCCCCATGCCACGACAGCTTCCCCACGCCAGGCAGCACACACCCCTCCCTCTGGGATCAGCAGACTACAGGCGTGTCCTCAGTGTCAGGCCACGAGGGCCACACAGAGACCCTGAGGACTACAGAGATGCAGGCAGGTGGGGCCCAGCCCAGAAAGGCCTGCATGGGCTCACTGGAGACGCTGACCGCGTCTGTTTTCCTTTCAGCCAAACCCGAGCAAGGGTCCTCGGCATCCAGGCCTGTGCCGGCTTCACGTGGCGGGAAGACCCTCTGCAAGGGGGACAGGCAGGCCCCTCTAGGCCCACCAGCCCGGTTCCAGCGGCCCATTTGGTCAGCTTCCCCGCCATGGGCACCTCGTTCTTCCACACCCTGTCCTGCTGAGGCTGTCCGCGAAGACAACTACCCTGTGGGCACTCGGGGTAGCCCGGCCCTTGCTCAGGGAGGACCTCAGGGTTCCTGGAGATTCCTGCAGTGGAACTCCATGCCCCGCCTCCCAACGGACCTGGATGTAGGGGGCCCTTGGTTCCCCCATTATGATTTCGAACAGAGCTGCTGGGTCCGTGCCATATCCCAGGAGGACCAGCTGGCCACAGCTCACAGTGACCACAGCTCACACCCTGCGGACGGGGTGAGATTGGCTTTCACTGCACTGAGTCACAACGTGGGCATGGACTTCCCG encodes the following:
- the LOC129016583 gene encoding TBC1 domain family member 3G-like isoform X2, whose amino-acid sequence is MDTVEDADSWWVQEREDIIMKYEKGHGARLPEDKGPVPVGTYGNIDHFGILHETELPPLAAQEVKNRREMRRTSKWRKMLGEWETYKHSTKLIDRVYKGIPMNIRGPVWSVLLNIQEIKLKNPRKYKIMKEKGKRSSEHIHQIDLDVSGTLRKHIFFRDRYGAKQRELFYILLAYSQYNPEVGYCRDLSHIAALFLLYLPEEDAFWALVQLLASERHSLQGFHSPNGGIVQGLQDLQEHVVPTSQPKTMWHQDKEDLCGQCSSLGCLIRILIDGISLGLTLRLWDVYLLEGEQVLMPMTSIAFKVQQKRLMKTSRCGLWARFRNLFVYTWARDDDTVLKHLRASMKKLTRKQEDLPPPAKPEQGSSASRPVPASRGGKTLCKGDRQAPLGPPARFQRPIWSASPPWAPRSSTPCPAEAVREDNYPVGTRGSPALAQGGPQGSWRFLQWNSMPRLPTDLDVGGPWFPHYDFEQSCWVRAISQEDQLATAHSDHSSHPADGVRLAFTALSHNVGMDFPALQCTQH